The Sandaracinus amylolyticus genomic interval CTTCTCGACGGGCGTGCTCGGCGACGACGTCTCGCAGCCGGTCGAGATCATCAAGACGGTCCGGCCCGAGATCGCGGCGCTCAACATGGGCACGATGAACTACGCGAAGTACTCGGAGTCGCGGAAGCAGTTCATGTTCGACATGATCTTCCCGAACCCGTACTCGAAGATCCTCACGCTGCTCGAGGCGATGAACGAGGCGGGCGTGAAGCCCGAGCTCGAGTGCTTCGACACCGGGCACAACGCGGGCATCAAGCCGCTGCTGCACATGGGCGCGCTGCGCGAGCCGTATCAGTTCTCGTTCATCGTCGGCGTGCTCGGCGGCATCCCGCAGAGCGTCGAGTCGCTGCAGCTGCAGACGAAGATCATGCCCGCGGGGAGCGAGTGGGAGGTCATCGCGATCTCGCACGGCCACTGGCGCATGCTCGCGACGGCGCTGGTGCTCGGCGGGAACATCCGCACCGGGCTCGAGGATCATCTCTATCTGCCGAACGGACAGATGGCGAAGAACAACGGCGAGCTCGTCGAGGTCGCGGTGCGCATGACGCGCGACGTCGGGCGCGAGCCGGCGACGGTCGAGGAGGCGCGCGAGATCCTGCGCCTGAACGAGCTCGCCGCGGGCCGCGAAGCGGCGCGCGACGTGGGCCACACGATCGCCAGCCACAGCGCCGCGAGCTGAGCGTCATGGAGGCGCGCGCGTATCGGACCTTGCTCGTCGCGCAGACGGGCGCGGTGGCGACGATCACGATGAACAAGCCCGAGCGGAAGAACCCGCTCGGGCCCGAGATGGTGAACGAGCTCTGCTGGGCGCTCGACGACGCGAAGGACGACGCGTCGGTGCGTGCGATCGTGCTGACGGGCGCAGGCGGCGCGTTCAGCGCGGGCGGCGATCTCAAGCAGATGTCGGGTGGCGCGGACGGCGGGGCCGAGCCGCTCGCGCCGCGCGGCGACTACGTCGATCTGCTCTTGCGCTTCACGACGGTCGGGAAGCCGACGATCGCGCGCGTGCCGGGGATCGCGATGGGGGGTGGGCTCGGGCTCGTCGCGTCGTGCGACTTCGCGATCGGGTGCGAGAGCGCGACGTTCGGGACGCCCGAGATCAAGCGCGGGCTCTTCCCGATGATGATCATGGCGGTGCTGCGTCGCGTCGTGAGCCGGCGACGGCTCATGGAGATGATGCTGCTCGGCGAGAAGCTCGATGCGCGCGAGGCCGAGCGCATCGAGCTGATCTCGAAGTGCGTGCCCGACGCGGAGCTCGACGCGTCGGTGAGCGCGCTCGCCGAGAAGCTCGCGGCACAGTCGCCGACCGCGATGCGCATGGGGCTCGCCGCGTTCCACGCGCAGGCGGATCGTGATCTCGCGAGCGCCCTGCCCTACTTGCGTGATCAGCTCGTCGCGATCCTCGGCACCGAGGACGCGCGCGAGGGCCTCATGGCGTTCATGGAGAAGCGCACGCCGCAGTGGACCGGTCGCTGATCGCAGCCGCGCTGATGGTGATGGGCTGCGGGGGTGCGCCACCTCCGCCGCCCGCGCCTGCGCCCGAGCCCGTCGTCGAGCGTGCACCGCCTCCACCGCGCGTGCACACGATCGTGCTCTCCGCCGCGCTGCCTCGCGCGACGCGAACGAACAGCGGGCTCGCGCCGGACGGGACGCTCTATTGCCGGCAGACGTACTTCGCGACGCCGCCGAGCGACGAGCGGGCGTGTGTCGCGGACGGGTACGGGATCACCGCGCCCGTGATGCACGCGATCGATCCGACCGGCGCCGCGCTGCGTTACGTCGATGGGCCGCTCTCGATCGTGCGCATCGACGACTGCGGGAACGGCGAGCGACCGGTGCGGAGGCCGCCGGCGTCGCTCGTGCGGAGGCTCGCGCCCGAGCTCGCCGCGGCGCCGCGCTCCGAGACGATCGATCTGCGCGCGGTGCAGTTCGCGTCGTGCCCGCTCGCGGATCTCGCGCTGCGCGTGCCCGACGGCGTCGAGCTCACGGCGCGCGGCGCCGTGCTGCGGATGCACGCGAGCGAGCCTGCCGACATCGAGCTGGCGGTCGCGGGCGAGACGCGTCACGCGTGGTCGCTCGACGCCGCAGGCGACCTCGAGCTCGAGGTGCTCTGCAACGAGCGGTTCGTGGTGGTCGCGGCGGGGATCGTCGCGGACGACGAAGCGTCGCGCGCGACGACGCGCGAGCAGACGCTGGCATGCACGCCGACGGTGCGCGCGTGGCGCTCGTTCGAGCGCATCCGGATCGATCGTGAGCGCGGCGTGGTGACGCCGGTGGAGATCGTCGCGCCGACCTTCTCGACCGCGCTGCGCTGACGCGCGCCTCTTGCCTCTTGCGCGCCGCGGCGCACGGACCCACCACCGAGGCGCACGACGCACCTCCGCTGGCCCACCCGCACGCACTGCACATCGGTGCTGGGTCGCACCCGCACGTCCGGGGAGCCCCGGGACCGCACAGTGGACGACGCGGGCGGGACGGCATACGGTGCGCGCCCCGATGTTCGCCCGCTGGTTGGACGCTCTCGCGGCCGTGGTGACGGCGCGGCGCCGAACGGTGCTGCTCGTCGTCGCGATGTTCGTGACGTTCGCGGCGATCCAGCTGCCGCG includes:
- a CDS encoding 3-keto-5-aminohexanoate cleavage protein; this translates as MGFEDKVVVTCALTGVLANRKQCPGIPYTPVEIAEDAKRAYDAGASVVHIHARNDDGTPTFEPSVFARIKDEVRKRCPIILNFSTGVLGDDVSQPVEIIKTVRPEIAALNMGTMNYAKYSESRKQFMFDMIFPNPYSKILTLLEAMNEAGVKPELECFDTGHNAGIKPLLHMGALREPYQFSFIVGVLGGIPQSVESLQLQTKIMPAGSEWEVIAISHGHWRMLATALVLGGNIRTGLEDHLYLPNGQMAKNNGELVEVAVRMTRDVGREPATVEEAREILRLNELAAGREAARDVGHTIASHSAAS
- a CDS encoding enoyl-CoA hydratase-related protein; amino-acid sequence: MEARAYRTLLVAQTGAVATITMNKPERKNPLGPEMVNELCWALDDAKDDASVRAIVLTGAGGAFSAGGDLKQMSGGADGGAEPLAPRGDYVDLLLRFTTVGKPTIARVPGIAMGGGLGLVASCDFAIGCESATFGTPEIKRGLFPMMIMAVLRRVVSRRRLMEMMLLGEKLDAREAERIELISKCVPDAELDASVSALAEKLAAQSPTAMRMGLAAFHAQADRDLASALPYLRDQLVAILGTEDAREGLMAFMEKRTPQWTGR